In the bacterium genome, one interval contains:
- a CDS encoding DUF4215 domain-containing protein yields MKVVNFILYACVFMAICFTAQVSYAGVCGDGHLDVGEECDDGNNIDGDGCPSNCRPSCGDGTKQSFEECDDGNNAIGDGCNPICQIEECGNGRVDPRKEECDDGNRNDLDSCTNQCTTRGGCVPGKVRECTDYVTQDYTGGTTPVEGVCARWEQKCIGDAGWEPCQLVDVSTPTQPPSECVIVECDPELGVVETFVSAGTDIGISSDGCTRQECDGNGGIVDIDRTPAEGAPLSCFCPNGIVGDYPGEECDDGNNNNNDECSNSCKKREICDGKDNDGDGDVDEGYPDTDRDGVKDCIDICPGGDDKADADHDGKPDFCDPEICNGKDDNGINGIDENFPDSDGDGVKDCIDICAGGDDHADADHDQKPDFCDPEDCNGIDDNGIDGIDEGFPDSDGDGVKDCMDICAGGDDHADADHDQKPDFCDPEACNGIDDNGIDGIDEGFPDTDGDGVADCADIEVCDGFDNDGDGKIDEGFPDSDHDGVKNCLDICKGGDDHADADHDGKPNFCDPEICNGIDDNGIRGIDEGFRDSDHDGIANCMDVEICNGIDDNGINGIDENFPDTDGDGVKDCQDICAGGNDSADADQDQVPDFCDPEICNGIDDNGINGVDEGFPDADGDHIGDACDAPDCGNGIKEEPEDCDDGNDDNTDECLNNCTFPVPVIPNICGDGVVGDEEECDGTASCKEDCTLIVCGNSVVETGEECDDGNKLNGDGCSSTCTTEETPDEPSENPDTPVEPTPAIDNEADCLGAGGTWTPSIGDILDQGEADPDHNQIVFDQTSVSGACSVASLNFVGGCAASLEPVAHTDLSPLVLIVVTLVPPFILRLRKERY; encoded by the coding sequence ATGAAAGTTGTTAACTTCATTCTGTATGCATGCGTTTTCATGGCTATTTGCTTTACGGCTCAAGTCTCTTATGCCGGTGTGTGCGGTGACGGCCATCTTGATGTCGGTGAAGAATGTGATGATGGTAACAATATTGACGGTGATGGTTGCCCCTCTAATTGCCGCCCTTCCTGCGGTGACGGTACCAAACAAAGTTTTGAAGAATGTGATGATGGTAACAATGCTATTGGTGATGGCTGTAATCCTATTTGTCAAATAGAAGAATGTGGCAATGGGCGAGTAGATCCTCGAAAAGAAGAATGTGACGATGGCAACAGGAATGATTTAGACAGTTGTACCAATCAATGTACTACGCGTGGTGGTTGTGTACCGGGAAAGGTAAGAGAGTGTACCGACTATGTTACACAAGATTATACCGGTGGAACCACACCAGTTGAAGGTGTTTGTGCCCGCTGGGAACAAAAGTGTATTGGTGATGCCGGTTGGGAACCTTGCCAGCTGGTTGATGTTTCTACTCCCACACAGCCCCCATCCGAATGTGTTATTGTAGAGTGTGATCCTGAGTTAGGTGTAGTAGAAACCTTTGTTTCTGCAGGAACAGATATAGGCATTTCGTCCGATGGATGTACACGGCAGGAATGTGATGGGAATGGCGGTATTGTTGATATTGACAGAACACCTGCCGAAGGAGCTCCATTATCTTGCTTTTGTCCCAATGGTATTGTGGGAGATTATCCTGGTGAAGAATGTGATGATGGAAACAACAATAACAACGATGAATGCTCTAATTCTTGCAAAAAAAGAGAAATTTGCGATGGAAAAGATAACGATGGTGATGGTGATGTTGATGAAGGTTATCCTGATACCGACCGTGATGGTGTAAAAGATTGCATAGATATTTGCCCGGGTGGTGATGATAAAGCCGATGCCGATCACGACGGCAAGCCTGATTTTTGTGACCCTGAAATATGTAATGGCAAAGACGACAATGGTATAAATGGTATTGATGAAAATTTTCCTGATAGTGATGGTGATGGTGTAAAAGACTGTATAGATATTTGTGCGGGTGGTGATGATCATGCAGATGCTGATCATGATCAAAAGCCCGATTTTTGCGATCCGGAAGATTGTAATGGAATTGATGATAACGGTATAGATGGGATTGACGAAGGTTTTCCTGATAGTGATGGTGATGGTGTAAAAGATTGCATGGATATTTGTGCGGGTGGTGATGATCATGCAGATGCTGATCATGATCAGAAGCCCGATTTTTGTGATCCTGAAGCTTGTAATGGGATTGATGATAACGGCATAGATGGCATAGACGAGGGTTTCCCTGATACCGACGGCGACGGAGTGGCCGATTGCGCCGATATAGAAGTATGCGATGGATTTGATAATGATGGTGACGGTAAAATAGATGAAGGCTTTCCCGATTCTGATCACGACGGGGTAAAAAACTGTTTGGATATTTGCAAAGGTGGCGACGACCATGCCGATGCCGATCATGATGGAAAGCCCAATTTTTGTGATCCCGAAATTTGTAACGGTATTGACGATAACGGGATTAGAGGCATAGACGAAGGTTTTCGCGATAGCGACCACGATGGCATTGCCAATTGTATGGATGTGGAAATTTGCAATGGAATTGATGATAATGGGATTAATGGCATAGACGAAAACTTTCCCGATACTGACGGCGATGGTGTAAAAGATTGTCAGGATATTTGTGCTGGAGGCAATGACAGTGCCGATGCTGATCAGGATCAAGTTCCTGATTTTTGTGATCCTGAAATTTGTAACGGTATTGACGATAACGGGATTAATGGCGTTGATGAGGGCTTTCCAGATGCCGATGGCGACCATATAGGCGATGCTTGCGATGCTCCCGATTGTGGAAATGGTATTAAAGAAGAGCCGGAAGATTGCGATGACGGTAATGATGATAATACGGATGAATGCTTAAATAACTGTACTTTTCCCGTTCCTGTAATTCCAAATATATGTGGCGATGGTGTAGTAGGAGATGAAGAAGAATGTGATGGAACAGCCTCTTGTAAAGAGGATTGTACTTTAATTGTTTGTGGTAACAGTGTGGTAGAAACCGGTGAAGAATGCGATGATGGCAATAAGCTAAATGGAGATGGTTGCTCCTCTACATGCACCACTGAAGAAACACCAGATGAACCTTCGGAAAACCCCGATACTCCGGTAGAGCCTACTCCCGCTATTGATAACGAAGCCGATTGTTTAGGTGCCGGTGGTACCTGGACTCCCAGTATTGGCGATATTTTAGATCAGGGTGAAGCCGATCCCGATCACAATCAAATAGTTTTTGATCAAACCAGCGTATCGGGTGCTTGTAGCGTGGCCAGCCTTAATTTTGTGGGTGGTTGTGCAGCCAGCCTTGAACCTGTGGCACATACCGATTTATCACCTTTAGTTCTTATTGTAGTTACTTTAGTTCCTCCCTTTATTTTACGCTTGCGTAAAGAGCGCTATTAA
- the ald gene encoding alanine dehydrogenase, producing the protein MTIGVPTEVKNNESRVGLTPEAVAAYVAAGNTVLVQSGAGIKSGFTDDEYREAGATVVATAEEVFKGADMYIKVKEPYGDDLKYLEQYGRGKLLYTYLHLASGPALTRDLMRFGVTAVAYETVKDGNGRTPLLAPMSIVAGVLAADKAAYYLTAPAGGKGIAMGGVPGTNPAKVLIVGGGAVGLAAAQKAVGMGADVTILDVSPARVRYLNNFFNRPIARVLDASVNLDDLVAASDAVIGSVYIHGAKAPQLITQDAVARMAPGSVVVDVAIDQGGAMEGARATTHSDPVYTTTHGVIIYSVANMPGSVAQTSTLALNNSTLEYGLALAAGWQEAVAADAGLLKGLSVYDGNLVDPAVGSSIGEPVVPFVPSVVVDAPAPAPAISLTPDAQRAADRTLALAQSHPLFDGIIWNDLKPVLAAFYANPDAQEILERLYEDPIRLYEALEQATGRYDLSVNMADYLDARTVFSTDFAIPLYILAVSDNAALLDVVADNVEDAKEKQMSWRGFVWDTPAEAPNIELARVLLGIVPGLGLKPKAVDALFDAAPANTDVTVKPAPVPAPESSRLKDIYDKVYYSDGDYPNDYERYRALLRDVAARGTFVDYKLVTDLSKAVRDALGSTQLGVDEASLVFEVLGSVLDRDQALVLSTDIDDIRAQALEQLVVDYARRRAAEEAKVTAAKAEALLRAEEEIDRVERDLVERK; encoded by the coding sequence ATTACTATTGGGGTACCAACAGAGGTTAAAAATAACGAAAGTCGTGTGGGCTTAACGCCGGAGGCGGTAGCGGCTTATGTAGCGGCAGGCAATACGGTGTTGGTGCAAAGCGGCGCGGGTATAAAAAGCGGTTTTACCGACGATGAATATCGCGAAGCGGGTGCTACCGTTGTGGCAACAGCCGAAGAAGTTTTTAAAGGCGCCGATATGTACATTAAGGTGAAAGAGCCTTACGGTGACGATTTAAAATATCTCGAACAATACGGACGTGGAAAACTTTTATACACCTATTTACATTTGGCCAGCGGCCCCGCTTTAACTCGCGATCTCATGCGTTTTGGTGTAACCGCTGTTGCTTACGAAACCGTAAAAGACGGCAATGGTCGCACGCCATTACTGGCTCCTATGAGCATTGTGGCCGGTGTTTTAGCGGCTGATAAAGCAGCTTACTATTTAACAGCTCCGGCCGGAGGTAAAGGGATTGCCATGGGTGGCGTTCCTGGAACCAATCCTGCCAAGGTGCTCATTGTAGGTGGTGGTGCTGTGGGTTTGGCCGCTGCACAAAAAGCGGTGGGTATGGGCGCCGATGTGACTATTTTAGATGTAAGCCCTGCGCGTGTTCGCTACCTTAATAATTTCTTTAATCGCCCCATTGCTCGTGTGCTTGATGCTTCGGTTAATCTGGATGATCTTGTGGCGGCTTCCGATGCGGTAATTGGTTCGGTGTATATCCATGGAGCTAAAGCGCCTCAGCTTATTACTCAAGATGCTGTTGCGCGCATGGCACCAGGCAGTGTGGTGGTAGATGTGGCGATTGATCAAGGTGGGGCTATGGAAGGGGCGCGTGCCACAACACATTCCGATCCCGTTTATACAACAACCCATGGTGTTATTATTTATTCTGTTGCCAACATGCCCGGTTCGGTAGCGCAAACATCAACCCTTGCTCTTAACAATAGTACGCTTGAGTACGGTTTAGCATTAGCGGCCGGTTGGCAAGAAGCCGTGGCTGCCGATGCCGGTTTATTAAAAGGCTTAAGTGTGTATGACGGTAATTTGGTTGATCCTGCCGTAGGCAGTTCTATTGGTGAGCCCGTGGTACCGTTTGTTCCTTCTGTTGTTGTTGATGCCCCAGCACCCGCACCTGCCATTTCGTTAACTCCCGATGCCCAGCGCGCTGCAGACCGTACGCTGGCTTTGGCTCAAAGTCATCCGTTATTTGATGGGATTATTTGGAATGACTTAAAACCGGTGCTGGCTGCTTTTTATGCAAACCCAGACGCGCAAGAAATTTTGGAGCGTTTATACGAAGATCCAATTCGTCTTTATGAAGCGCTAGAACAAGCCACTGGCCGTTACGATCTTTCGGTGAACATGGCCGATTATTTGGATGCCCGCACGGTATTTTCAACCGACTTTGCGATTCCTTTGTATATTTTGGCTGTATCCGATAATGCTGCATTACTGGATGTTGTTGCCGATAATGTAGAGGATGCCAAAGAAAAGCAAATGAGTTGGCGTGGTTTTGTGTGGGATACTCCTGCAGAAGCTCCAAACATTGAGTTAGCGCGAGTTTTATTGGGTATAGTTCCTGGTTTAGGTTTAAAACCAAAAGCTGTAGATGCGCTTTTTGATGCTGCGCCCGCCAATACGGATGTTACAGTAAAGCCGGCCCCCGTACCAGCCCCTGAATCATCGCGATTGAAAGATATTTACGACAAAGTTTATTATTCAGACGGTGACTATCCAAATGATTACGAACGTTACCGGGCGCTATTAAGAGATGTGGCTGCTCGAGGGACATTTGTAGATTATAAGCTGGTTACCGATTTATCGAAAGCCGTTAGAGATGCTTTGGGTTCTACGCAACTAGGTGTGGACGAAGCCTCGCTGGTTTTTGAGGTGTTGGGTTCTGTTTTGGATAGAGACCAGGCTTTAGTTTTATCCACCGATATTGACGATATTCGTGCTCAGGCTTTAGAGCAGCTTGTTGTTGATTATGCGCGTCGTCGGGCTGCTGAAGAAGCAAAGGTAACTGCCGCTAAAGCTGAAGCCTTATTACGTGCCGAGGAAGAAATTGATAGGGTAGAAAGAGATTTAGTAGAGAGAAAATAA
- the xseA gene encoding exodeoxyribonuclease VII large subunit, which yields MPASTLSILEPKNVVSVTELTRDIKNLLSDNFTDVWVTGEVSNLKLSANGHTYFTLKDAGASVSAVFFKYSKQYKRCELEDGMEVTLHGRLSVYEPRGQYQLVVDFVEPKGLGALMMAFEQLKKKLTDEGLFEESNKRELPLMPRRVGLITSPQGAVVHDMVTVMRRRFPNVDIVLYPVTVQGEGASQAIAKAIGHMDTIPDIDVLIVGRGGGSMEDLWAFNEEILVRAVAACKKPIVSAVGHETDFTLCDFAADVRAPTPSAAAELVMPLKEDLFRRLTEIKIVLIRSLQLFIERESETLKHYKKSLKDPLQVVDDHVLDLDNKTQKMILVCRHYLKIKMMEFMQTKTQLLGLSPMAPLEKGYAIIYNNNNQVVKTTAGLKEQNEYTVHLKDGKKTVRLA from the coding sequence ATGCCTGCCAGTACGCTGTCTATTTTAGAGCCTAAAAACGTGGTGTCGGTTACCGAGCTGACACGCGATATTAAAAATCTGCTTTCCGATAATTTTACCGATGTATGGGTTACTGGTGAAGTGTCTAATCTCAAACTTTCGGCCAATGGCCATACCTATTTTACACTGAAAGATGCCGGGGCTTCTGTATCGGCCGTCTTTTTTAAATACTCCAAGCAATATAAAAGATGTGAATTGGAAGACGGTATGGAAGTAACGCTTCATGGTCGCCTTAGCGTGTATGAGCCACGTGGGCAATATCAACTGGTTGTTGATTTTGTAGAACCCAAGGGATTGGGAGCTCTCATGATGGCCTTTGAGCAGTTAAAAAAGAAATTAACCGACGAAGGTTTGTTTGAAGAAAGTAATAAAAGAGAACTTCCGCTTATGCCGCGCCGGGTGGGGCTTATTACTTCGCCACAGGGAGCTGTAGTACACGATATGGTTACTGTGATGCGCCGGCGTTTTCCAAATGTAGATATTGTGTTGTACCCGGTTACGGTTCAGGGTGAAGGTGCTTCTCAGGCTATTGCTAAGGCTATTGGGCACATGGATACAATCCCCGATATTGATGTGCTTATTGTGGGCCGCGGGGGAGGTTCTATGGAAGATTTGTGGGCTTTTAACGAAGAAATATTAGTGCGCGCTGTGGCCGCTTGTAAAAAACCTATTGTATCGGCTGTGGGGCACGAAACCGATTTTACGCTGTGTGATTTTGCTGCCGATGTACGAGCTCCCACTCCTTCTGCTGCGGCCGAGCTTGTAATGCCTCTTAAAGAAGACTTATTTCGGCGTTTGACGGAGATAAAAATTGTACTTATTCGTTCGCTGCAGCTTTTTATTGAGAGAGAATCCGAAACTTTAAAACACTATAAAAAGAGTTTAAAAGATCCGTTGCAGGTTGTGGATGACCATGTGTTGGATTTAGATAATAAAACCCAAAAAATGATTTTAGTGTGCCGCCATTATTTAAAAATTAAAATGATGGAATTTATGCAAACTAAAACTCAGCTTTTAGGCTTATCGCCCATGGCACCACTGGAAAAGGGTTATGCTATTATTTATAACAACAATAATCAGGTGGTAAAAACTACCGCCGGTCTTAAAGAACAAAACGAATACACTGTGCATTTAAAAGACGGCAAAAAGACGGTTCGTTTGGCTTAA
- a CDS encoding DUF4215 domain-containing protein has product MRYFLNRFHLLFIPFIFLFTFSFSQAYAASGDLDLSFGTSGRAEYIFDFVYQPPIGQDPAGVNYSILSDNLDGAWIVGQSYDSKEFIYLAHVLESGAPDLNFYRHNFYRQIEIDTILNVPPISDYSLISLRSEPGPLLQNLLNPDFIEITGVFGFTGAEQFYRVRYDTVQDTLNIKKVTIRFPQGGSLVTLNAHSLTAALSTESGGQLYLGWVESNGTAVFPTRQILLKLNSLGGLDSNFGEDYDLNGSPDGFVFLDSILPQLYPALASQAVVSDMRDGANGKIRLLTTFDGERDVLIFQLNSDGHLDTTFGSSVIGGVPRSAVLWQAPYPVKPTVKFKESSDHRWIVAGTDPDPVYNQTATYQKFFLGALRADGTLDTSFAHSGFLLINLPILVTNFDNYVSLNNLWIDASGNFMVLGSQYVEDGYLPGAPYMEGHIFVAATDSLGVPKEGGAFYRGLVSQDFNPQGGGDYVVGSILDSENRLLALGNFESNEYYDVTNALRIVIEDCGNGDKEADEVCDDGNLDDNDGCDSLCKKEFCGDGVVNGIYGESAWVDECDDGNNINGDGCSSTCILERCDDGVVNIDGTTGVLDECDDGGNLDGDGCSASCKREFCGDSRINGIYGRAGWVDECDDGDTDNHNFCKSTCQFNVCGDGVVQTVASPTDPADIEQCDDGNTIVTDNCVACKQAVCGDGAVWSGHEGCDDGNQDPMDACVSCSIARCGDGHLWIGHEQCDDGNLVSGDGCDANCLSEDPCNGLDDDGDGIYDEGSGGDSDGDHWGDACDNCPSIVNLGQADVDGDHVGDVCDVEECDGEDNDGDGLVDEDPVTNGGFRDADGDGISNFCDREICNGIDDNGYNGVDEGFPDTDGDGFKDCIDICAGGDDTKDADGDGIPNKCDLEKCNGLDDNGDGKSDETFVDTDSDGWGDECDNCPKVENDLQKDTDGDGLGDACDPRPVCGNGIVEKEDLGSKFTPADDIVAEECDDGNDISGDGCDACQFECDVPETIEGCKLPGAMLEVCEVTQRICRDDHSWSACSIRPASQGTACEGPDKCQAYACNATSECVGSPIEIPASDNTCVTTSCVASEGIITTPVADGTACGSNDNCTTFSCASGNCVGTPIEDPADDDTIPECEEKCGDGDINAELNEECDDGNNQNGDGCSSVCKLEPVPGVESENDCIAVGGTWKPSIGQIIEEGKEDLTDNSVVLEGDASAGVCHRAEAKFVGGCAASIVPIGTFQAIPLWFLIVIALGFVPIIFLRVTIRRH; this is encoded by the coding sequence ATGCGTTATTTTTTAAATCGTTTTCATCTTTTATTTATCCCCTTTATATTTTTATTCACTTTCAGCTTCTCACAAGCGTATGCGGCATCGGGAGATTTAGATTTAAGTTTTGGAACTTCTGGCCGGGCTGAATATATCTTTGATTTTGTTTACCAGCCTCCAATTGGACAAGATCCCGCAGGTGTTAATTACTCAATTTTATCCGACAATCTAGATGGAGCTTGGATTGTGGGGCAATCTTATGACTCAAAGGAATTTATCTACTTGGCGCATGTTTTGGAAAGTGGTGCCCCAGATTTAAACTTTTACAGGCACAATTTTTATCGACAAATAGAGATTGATACAATTCTAAATGTGCCTCCAATAAGCGATTATTCGCTAATTTCCCTGCGTTCTGAACCTGGTCCTCTTTTACAAAATCTTCTTAATCCTGACTTTATTGAAATAACAGGGGTATTTGGTTTTACTGGTGCCGAGCAGTTTTACCGCGTGCGCTATGATACTGTCCAAGATACGTTAAATATTAAAAAAGTAACCATTCGATTTCCTCAGGGCGGCTCTTTGGTAACACTTAATGCACATTCATTAACAGCAGCTTTGTCTACTGAAAGTGGAGGCCAATTATATTTGGGATGGGTTGAATCTAACGGCACGGCAGTATTCCCTACCCGACAAATTTTATTAAAATTAAATTCTCTTGGCGGATTGGATTCAAATTTTGGAGAAGATTACGATTTAAATGGATCGCCGGATGGGTTTGTGTTTTTAGATAGTATTTTACCACAGCTTTATCCTGCTCTTGCTTCTCAAGCTGTGGTGTCAGATATGAGGGATGGAGCCAATGGAAAAATAAGATTACTGACGACTTTTGACGGAGAAAGAGATGTTCTTATTTTTCAACTTAATTCAGATGGCCACTTAGATACTACTTTTGGTTCGTCAGTTATTGGTGGAGTCCCTAGGTCTGCCGTGTTATGGCAAGCTCCATATCCTGTAAAGCCTACCGTTAAATTTAAAGAATCTAGTGATCATCGATGGATTGTAGCTGGAACAGATCCAGACCCCGTTTATAATCAGACGGCTACTTATCAAAAGTTTTTTTTGGGTGCACTTCGTGCTGATGGAACGCTTGATACTTCATTTGCACACTCAGGCTTTCTTCTTATTAATCTCCCTATACTTGTTACAAATTTTGATAATTATGTGTCTTTAAACAATCTTTGGATTGATGCTTCCGGCAATTTTATGGTGTTGGGGAGTCAATACGTGGAAGATGGATATTTACCTGGAGCTCCCTATATGGAAGGGCATATTTTTGTTGCCGCTACTGATTCGCTAGGTGTTCCTAAAGAGGGGGGTGCTTTTTATCGGGGTCTTGTATCCCAAGATTTTAATCCCCAGGGTGGTGGTGACTACGTAGTGGGTTCTATCTTAGATTCTGAAAACCGATTGTTGGCATTGGGAAATTTTGAATCTAATGAGTACTATGATGTTACAAATGCCTTAAGGATAGTTATTGAAGATTGTGGCAATGGCGATAAAGAAGCTGATGAAGTATGCGATGATGGTAATCTTGACGATAATGATGGTTGCGACTCTCTTTGTAAAAAGGAATTTTGTGGCGATGGAGTGGTAAACGGCATTTATGGTGAAAGCGCTTGGGTAGATGAATGCGATGATGGCAATAATATAAATGGTGATGGTTGTTCTTCTACTTGTATTTTAGAACGTTGCGACGATGGTGTTGTGAATATTGATGGAACAACGGGCGTTTTAGATGAGTGTGATGATGGAGGAAACTTAGATGGTGATGGTTGTTCGGCCAGTTGTAAACGTGAGTTTTGCGGCGATTCCCGCATTAATGGTATTTATGGCAGAGCGGGTTGGGTAGATGAATGTGATGATGGCGATACCGATAATCATAATTTTTGCAAATCGACCTGTCAGTTTAATGTGTGTGGTGATGGGGTTGTGCAAACTGTAGCAAGTCCCACTGATCCTGCCGATATAGAACAATGTGATGATGGTAATACAATTGTAACCGATAACTGTGTGGCCTGCAAACAGGCTGTATGCGGGGATGGTGCTGTATGGAGTGGTCATGAAGGTTGCGATGATGGAAATCAAGACCCTATGGATGCGTGTGTATCATGTTCTATTGCTCGTTGTGGTGATGGGCATCTTTGGATAGGTCATGAACAATGTGACGATGGCAATTTGGTTTCGGGTGATGGTTGTGATGCAAACTGTCTTTCTGAAGATCCCTGTAATGGTCTGGATGATGACGGAGATGGAATTTATGATGAAGGTTCAGGCGGTGATTCGGACGGTGATCATTGGGGTGATGCTTGTGATAATTGTCCATCAATAGTAAATCTAGGCCAGGCAGACGTGGATGGAGATCATGTAGGAGATGTTTGTGATGTGGAAGAATGTGATGGTGAGGATAATGACGGGGATGGATTGGTAGACGAAGATCCTGTAACTAATGGTGGTTTTCGCGATGCCGATGGCGATGGTATCTCCAATTTTTGTGATCGAGAAATATGTAATGGCATAGATGATAATGGATACAACGGTGTGGACGAGGGATTTCCAGATACCGATGGCGATGGTTTTAAAGATTGTATCGATATTTGTGCCGGTGGGGATGATACCAAAGATGCTGATGGCGATGGGATCCCCAATAAATGTGATTTAGAAAAATGCAACGGGCTTGATGATAATGGAGATGGTAAGTCTGATGAAACTTTTGTTGATACCGATAGTGATGGTTGGGGAGATGAATGTGATAATTGCCCCAAGGTTGAAAACGATTTGCAAAAGGATACAGATGGTGATGGCTTAGGCGATGCCTGTGATCCACGACCTGTTTGTGGAAACGGTATTGTAGAAAAAGAAGATTTGGGATCAAAATTCACTCCAGCTGATGATATTGTGGCCGAAGAATGCGATGATGGGAATGATATTAGTGGAGACGGGTGTGACGCCTGTCAATTTGAATGTGATGTGCCAGAAACTATAGAAGGTTGTAAGTTGCCAGGTGCGATGCTTGAGGTGTGCGAAGTAACGCAACGTATTTGTCGTGATGATCATTCGTGGTCGGCCTGTTCTATACGGCCTGCATCCCAGGGAACGGCTTGTGAAGGCCCCGACAAATGCCAAGCCTATGCGTGCAATGCCACCAGTGAATGTGTGGGATCTCCCATCGAAATTCCCGCTTCGGATAATACGTGTGTGACAACATCGTGTGTGGCGAGTGAAGGGATTATCACAACGCCCGTGGCCGATGGAACAGCATGTGGTTCAAACGATAACTGTACTACTTTTTCTTGTGCGTCTGGCAATTGTGTAGGAACACCTATAGAAGATCCTGCAGATGACGATACTATCCCTGAATGTGAAGAAAAATGTGGTGATGGTGATATTAATGCCGAACTCAATGAAGAATGCGATGATGGTAATAATCAAAATGGTGATGGTTGCTCCTCGGTGTGTAAGCTTGAACCTGTACCCGGTGTAGAGAGTGAAAATGATTGCATTGCTGTTGGTGGTACTTGGAAACCATCAATTGGTCAAATTATTGAAGAAGGTAAGGAAGATTTAACCGACAATAGTGTTGTTCTTGAAGGGGATGCAAGCGCTGGTGTTTGCCATAGAGCCGAAGCTAAATTTGTGGGTGGTTGTGCGGCGAGTATTGTACCAATAGGTACGTTTCAAGCAATTCCACTCTGGTTTTTGATAGTGATTGCTTTAGGTTTTGTTCCTATTATTTTCCTGAGAGTTACAATAAGACGGCACTGA
- a CDS encoding polyprenyl synthetase family protein: MSFDLLKYIARVNELVEGYMDAHMPAKNAFPPVIHESMRYSLFAGGKRVRPLLVIASAEACGGKAEQVLPIAAALEMIHTFSLVHDDLPAMDDDSLRRGKPTNHVVYGEATAILAGDGLIAQAFSVLTQLNGKINADCILPIINDIALATGSVGMVGGQVLDMQAEGKELTLDALKKLHSLKTGQLITVSVTSGAKAITADTKRLQMLEQYGQAIGLAFQIADDILDIEGGEEIGKDIGSDAENNKMTYPKLLGLDGAKKEAKRVVDEALSCLAGFGEEAEPLRALARYIIERKK; this comes from the coding sequence ATGAGCTTTGATCTTTTAAAATACATTGCCCGTGTTAATGAATTGGTAGAAGGGTATATGGATGCCCATATGCCGGCTAAAAATGCGTTTCCACCGGTTATTCATGAATCAATGCGCTACAGCCTTTTTGCCGGTGGTAAGCGTGTACGTCCTTTACTTGTTATTGCATCGGCCGAGGCATGTGGTGGCAAGGCAGAACAAGTTCTTCCTATTGCGGCTGCTCTTGAAATGATTCATACCTTTTCGCTGGTGCACGACGATTTGCCGGCCATGGATGACGATAGCTTGCGTCGTGGAAAACCTACCAATCACGTGGTGTACGGCGAGGCCACGGCCATTTTGGCAGGCGATGGACTTATTGCGCAGGCTTTTTCGGTACTCACACAACTTAACGGAAAAATTAATGCCGATTGTATTTTACCCATCATCAACGATATTGCGCTGGCTACGGGTTCTGTTGGTATGGTGGGTGGTCAGGTGCTCGATATGCAAGCCGAAGGAAAAGAATTAACTTTGGATGCGCTCAAAAAATTACATTCTCTTAAAACCGGACAATTAATTACCGTATCGGTCACCAGTGGGGCTAAAGCCATCACTGCCGATACAAAACGCCTTCAAATGCTAGAGCAGTATGGCCAAGCTATTGGACTTGCTTTTCAAATTGCCGACGACATTTTGGATATTGAAGGAGGCGAGGAGATTGGCAAAGATATTGGCTCAGATGCCGAAAACAACAAGATGACCTACCCTAAATTATTGGGGCTAGACGGAGCCAAAAAGGAAGCAAAGCGTGTAGTAGACGAAGCTCTTTCATGTTTGGCAGGTTTTGGGGAAGAAGCCGAACCGCTGCGGGCTTTGGCACGTTACATAATTGAGCGTAAAAAATGA
- the xseB gene encoding exodeoxyribonuclease VII small subunit encodes MSKTSKNLSFESAMEKLSGMIEKLEGGELKLDDMLKNFEEGMSLVKFCESKLEEAKGKLEKIVKKEDLLIAEDMELDAE; translated from the coding sequence ATGAGCAAAACATCCAAAAATCTAAGTTTTGAAAGTGCCATGGAAAAACTAAGCGGTATGATTGAAAAGCTGGAAGGTGGAGAGCTTAAGCTTGATGATATGCTCAAAAACTTTGAAGAAGGCATGAGTTTGGTTAAATTTTGCGAATCAAAACTGGAAGAGGCAAAGGGAAAATTAGAAAAAATTGTGAAAAAAGAAGATCTTTTAATAGCAGAAGATATGGAGTTGGACGCCGAATGA